From a region of the Malania oleifera isolate guangnan ecotype guangnan chromosome 12, ASM2987363v1, whole genome shotgun sequence genome:
- the LOC131144540 gene encoding protein PAL OF QUIRKY isoform X2, with translation MEFGASPDAVKPPTIKFLCSYGGKILPRYPDGKLRYHGGDTRVLAVHRSVSFSELLVKLGDLCGSSVSLRCQLPTEDLDALVSITSDEDLANLIEEYDRAASISSATSSSIKIRAFLSPPKSLKKISPPPSSAPSSKSSVASASRFPAPAADPRFRQVFPRPVVFPLCFEKSSAGKVISASLIPLSFR, from the exons ATGGAGTTTGGAGCCTCCCCCGACGCCGTCAAACCCCCCACCATCAAGTTCCTCTGCAGCTACGGCGGCAAAATCCTCCCGCGCTACCCCGACGGCAAGCTCCGTTACCACGGCGGCGACACCCGCGTCCTCGCCGTCCACCGTTCCGTCTCCTTTTCCG AGCTGTTGGTGAAGCTCGGGGATTTGTGTGGGTCGTCGGTGAGCCTGAGGTGTCAGCTGCCGACGGAAGATCTGGACGCCTTGGTGTCCATCACCTCCGATGAGGACCTCGCCAATCTCATCGAGGAGTACGATCGCGCTGCCTCAATTTCATCGGCGACCTCCTCGTCTATAAAGATCAGAGCCTTCCTCTCTCCGCCCAAATCGCTCAAAAAAATCTCCCCTCCCCCTTCCTCGGCCCCTTCGTCGAAGTCGTCGGTTGCTTCCGCCTCGAGGTTCCCGGCGCCGGCGGCCGATCCAAGATTCCGTCAGGTCTTCCCCCGGCCGGTGGTATTTCCCCTCTGCTTCGAGAAGTCCTCAGCCGGGAAG GTCATTTCTGCTTCTTTGATTCCGTTATCGTTCCGTTAG
- the LOC131144540 gene encoding protein PAL OF QUIRKY isoform X1 yields MEFGASPDAVKPPTIKFLCSYGGKILPRYPDGKLRYHGGDTRVLAVHRSVSFSELLVKLGDLCGSSVSLRCQLPTEDLDALVSITSDEDLANLIEEYDRAASISSATSSSIKIRAFLSPPKSLKKISPPPSSAPSSKSSVASASRFPAPAADPRFRQVFPRPVVFPLCFEKSSAGKVPHYAYHAHGNNPSHIYLIHNGNHWQ; encoded by the exons ATGGAGTTTGGAGCCTCCCCCGACGCCGTCAAACCCCCCACCATCAAGTTCCTCTGCAGCTACGGCGGCAAAATCCTCCCGCGCTACCCCGACGGCAAGCTCCGTTACCACGGCGGCGACACCCGCGTCCTCGCCGTCCACCGTTCCGTCTCCTTTTCCG AGCTGTTGGTGAAGCTCGGGGATTTGTGTGGGTCGTCGGTGAGCCTGAGGTGTCAGCTGCCGACGGAAGATCTGGACGCCTTGGTGTCCATCACCTCCGATGAGGACCTCGCCAATCTCATCGAGGAGTACGATCGCGCTGCCTCAATTTCATCGGCGACCTCCTCGTCTATAAAGATCAGAGCCTTCCTCTCTCCGCCCAAATCGCTCAAAAAAATCTCCCCTCCCCCTTCCTCGGCCCCTTCGTCGAAGTCGTCGGTTGCTTCCGCCTCGAGGTTCCCGGCGCCGGCGGCCGATCCAAGATTCCGTCAGGTCTTCCCCCGGCCGGTGGTATTTCCCCTCTGCTTCGAGAAGTCCTCAGCCGGGAAGGTTCCTCACTATGCCTATCATGCTCATGGAAATAACCCTAGCCACATCTACCTTATTCACAACGGCAACCACTGGCAATAG